In the Stigmatella erecta genome, one interval contains:
- a CDS encoding flavin monoamine oxidase family protein, with the protein MARTHLMSLVLNALRTARRANAAGVPVAEYAAMQQERARFNRRSFLHLSAGAAGAATLAACGDDDNTPSPQDVVIVGGGTAGLHCAYRLKRLGVEAQVYEASKRVGGRMFTARDVFPEGQTCELGGELIDTGHLTLHDLSEELDIELVDFAQDDPALSRLVAQFDGNRLTDAQILEGFAPIAERIDAALTVLEDPEEYITYRTPNGAQGLDQLSLRAWMDAEGIAASDPVRKLIELAYVGEFGLETDVCNSLNLLTFISTDTTRFELFGESDERYRAKGGNELFPQRLSERLAPGQIHLEHRLRALKTLSDGRYQLTFDGAGGTREVKADHVVLALPFTILRDVDLQVEMPAVKRKAIRELGYGTNAKLMVGFSSRPWRDTYQSDGSTYTDVGYMQTWETSRLQPGTSGLITNFTGGQKGIDVGGGTPQEQAAAFLAGFNEVFPGVREAANGKVARMHWPSYEFTRGSYSAYTVGQFTTISGAEIERVGNLHFCGEHTSLDAQGFMEGAALTGAMAAAEVAGDLGLHVEEAMGPGARIMSRAQAARVHGRWLDAARRAAKRRAG; encoded by the coding sequence ATGGCCCGTACCCATTTGATGAGCCTGGTCCTGAATGCATTGCGTACTGCCCGGAGGGCGAACGCCGCCGGGGTGCCGGTGGCCGAGTACGCCGCGATGCAGCAAGAGCGCGCCCGGTTCAACCGCCGCTCTTTCCTGCATCTCTCCGCAGGGGCGGCCGGGGCCGCCACGCTCGCGGCATGCGGGGACGATGACAACACCCCCTCTCCTCAGGATGTGGTCATCGTGGGGGGCGGGACGGCGGGCCTGCACTGTGCGTACCGGCTGAAGCGGCTGGGCGTCGAGGCTCAGGTGTACGAGGCCTCGAAGCGCGTGGGTGGCCGCATGTTCACCGCGCGGGATGTGTTCCCCGAGGGGCAGACCTGTGAGCTGGGCGGCGAGCTCATCGACACCGGCCACCTCACGCTGCACGACCTGTCCGAGGAGCTGGACATCGAGCTGGTGGACTTCGCGCAGGACGACCCGGCGCTGTCCCGGCTGGTGGCCCAGTTCGACGGGAACCGGCTCACCGATGCGCAGATCCTCGAAGGGTTCGCGCCCATCGCGGAGCGCATCGACGCGGCCCTGACGGTGCTGGAGGATCCGGAGGAGTACATCACCTACCGGACGCCCAACGGGGCGCAGGGGCTGGACCAGCTCTCGCTGCGCGCGTGGATGGACGCGGAGGGCATTGCCGCGTCGGACCCGGTGCGCAAGCTCATCGAGCTGGCCTACGTGGGCGAGTTCGGCCTGGAGACGGATGTCTGCAACAGCCTGAACCTGCTGACGTTCATCTCCACGGACACCACGCGCTTCGAGCTGTTCGGCGAGTCCGATGAGCGCTACCGGGCGAAGGGGGGCAACGAGCTCTTCCCGCAGCGGCTGTCGGAGCGGCTGGCGCCGGGGCAGATCCACCTGGAGCACCGGCTGCGCGCGCTGAAGACGCTGTCGGATGGGCGCTATCAGCTGACGTTCGACGGCGCGGGGGGCACGCGGGAGGTGAAGGCGGACCACGTGGTGCTGGCCCTGCCCTTCACGATTCTGCGGGACGTGGACCTGCAGGTGGAGATGCCGGCGGTGAAGCGCAAGGCCATCCGGGAACTGGGCTATGGCACCAACGCGAAGCTGATGGTGGGCTTCTCCTCGCGGCCGTGGCGCGACACGTACCAGTCCGATGGCAGCACGTACACGGACGTGGGCTACATGCAGACGTGGGAGACGAGCCGGCTGCAGCCGGGCACCTCGGGCCTCATCACCAACTTCACGGGCGGCCAGAAGGGCATCGACGTGGGGGGGGGGACACCGCAGGAGCAGGCGGCGGCCTTCCTGGCGGGGTTCAACGAGGTCTTCCCGGGCGTGCGGGAGGCGGCCAACGGCAAGGTGGCGCGGATGCACTGGCCGAGCTACGAGTTCACGCGCGGCAGCTACTCGGCATACACGGTCGGCCAGTTCACGACGATCTCGGGCGCGGAGATCGAACGGGTGGGCAACCTGCACTTCTGCGGCGAGCACACGAGCCTGGATGCACAGGGCTTCATGGAGGGGGCAGCCCTCACCGGCGCGATGGCGGCGGCGGAAGTGGCGGGCGACCTGGGGCTCCACGTGGAGGAGGCGATGGGGCCCGGGGCCCGCATCATGTCGCGGGCGCAGGCGGCGCGGGTGCACGGGCGCTGGCTGGACGCGGCCCGCCGCGCCGCGAAGCGCCGCGCGGGCTGA